Proteins from one candidate division KSB1 bacterium genomic window:
- a CDS encoding MBL fold metallo-hydrolase → MQIETLILGAIEENCYVVYDENRVAAVIDPGDEPMEILSLIGKESLNVQGILLTHGHFDHIGAVSTLREKTAAPVYLHEQDQTLVENAQAQAAMFGLETPPGFKAEHYIKENDKIKMGDLEFSVLHTPGHSRGSVCFFINDALFAGDTLFQSGIGRTDLPGGSYQDILQSIEKIFNTYPGAVRVLSGHGPPTTLERERLQNPFLQNFT, encoded by the coding sequence ATGCAGATAGAAACATTGATTCTGGGCGCGATTGAGGAAAACTGCTATGTTGTTTATGATGAAAACCGTGTGGCTGCTGTGATCGACCCCGGCGACGAACCCATGGAAATTCTTTCACTGATTGGGAAAGAATCATTAAATGTGCAGGGGATTTTGCTGACGCATGGTCACTTTGATCATATCGGCGCGGTCAGTACTTTACGGGAAAAAACAGCGGCGCCGGTTTATTTGCATGAACAGGATCAGACACTGGTGGAAAACGCTCAAGCCCAGGCTGCCATGTTCGGACTTGAAACGCCTCCGGGGTTCAAGGCAGAGCATTATATCAAGGAAAATGACAAGATAAAGATGGGTGATCTGGAGTTCAGCGTGCTGCATACACCGGGACATAGCCGGGGCAGTGTGTGCTTTTTCATCAATGATGCCCTTTTTGCCGGCGATACCCTGTTTCAAAGCGGCATCGGACGCACAGATTTACCCGGCGGCAGTTATCAGGATATACTGCAGTCTATAGAAAAAATATTCAATACATATCCGGGCGCGGTGCGTGTGTTGAGCGGACATGGTCCGCCGACGACTCTGGAGAGAGAACGACTGCAAAATCCCTTTTTACAAAATTTTACATAG
- a CDS encoding ATP-binding protein yields the protein MRYQKDQSERAEKTGFVTFYFSLMFILFCSVENLMAQTAAMDFQQLVDSVPAQWLMIGVAVLLLLVLFLLIRVLALGGNVRKMKKQSSGAGAEPDAEFKHQVLDELSIGSLEMDLSGVIYKMNKSAAHMLGYKKNELVGEPVHKIITEDDMGFIRNLGEKNQGSIDVAMQTKDAEELHCNINYELVDVPGKKKYIKANITDISKERHLQSQLQQAEKMGSIGKFAGGIVHDFNNVITIVRGYCQLLDVKMDPESPHLPTIHKIERASEKAEFLSRRLLTFSRKNQPKHVVFDVNESIEKLKQFLEPLLPENTHLKLDFESEQAFIKVDKNQFEHVLVNLTTNARDAMPEGGDLVISTETVNFVSPRNLQTGELPAGTFVRVSIKDMGTGMDKETLENIFKPFYTTKETGKGTGLGLSIVKNFVDQSRGYIDIKSQPGQGSQFDLYFEKTDEAAKEGKEKYFPDQNINGSEKILVVEDDEQVRPMIDTVLSDYGYQVETCDGTESGIHDVFNNKVDYDVVVLDAITPYQNGPKIVQELKKQNKNIKVLYMSAHPHDTLKQINVYDEGTGFLRKPFDNKMLAGRIRMLLDGLA from the coding sequence ATGCGCTATCAAAAAGATCAATCGGAGCGTGCTGAAAAGACGGGGTTTGTTACCTTTTATTTTTCCTTAATGTTCATTCTTTTTTGCAGTGTCGAAAATCTCATGGCTCAAACAGCTGCTATGGATTTTCAACAGCTTGTTGATTCAGTACCGGCCCAATGGCTGATGATCGGTGTTGCTGTTTTACTGCTGCTTGTGCTGTTCCTGCTGATTCGGGTTCTGGCTCTGGGCGGAAACGTGCGCAAAATGAAAAAACAGTCCTCAGGCGCCGGAGCGGAACCGGATGCTGAATTTAAACATCAGGTGCTTGATGAATTGTCAATTGGCTCTCTTGAAATGGACTTGAGCGGTGTGATTTACAAGATGAATAAATCGGCTGCTCATATGTTGGGCTATAAAAAGAACGAATTGGTGGGTGAACCTGTTCATAAAATAATTACTGAAGATGATATGGGGTTCATCCGTAATCTGGGAGAGAAGAATCAGGGCAGTATTGATGTTGCCATGCAAACCAAAGACGCAGAAGAGCTTCATTGCAATATCAACTATGAGCTGGTTGATGTGCCTGGAAAGAAAAAGTACATAAAAGCGAATATCACGGATATCAGCAAAGAGCGTCATCTGCAGTCTCAGCTGCAGCAGGCGGAAAAGATGGGCTCTATCGGCAAATTCGCAGGCGGTATTGTGCATGATTTTAACAATGTCATCACCATTGTTCGCGGATATTGCCAGCTTTTGGATGTTAAAATGGATCCCGAGTCGCCTCATTTGCCAACGATCCATAAAATTGAACGTGCGAGTGAAAAAGCCGAATTCTTGTCGCGTCGATTATTGACCTTTAGTCGTAAGAATCAGCCCAAGCACGTTGTGTTCGATGTGAACGAATCCATTGAAAAATTAAAGCAATTCCTTGAACCTCTTTTGCCTGAAAACACTCACTTGAAGCTTGATTTTGAATCAGAACAGGCGTTTATCAAGGTTGATAAAAATCAGTTTGAGCATGTGCTGGTCAACCTGACCACAAATGCACGTGATGCGATGCCGGAGGGAGGCGATCTGGTCATTTCAACCGAAACCGTTAATTTTGTCTCTCCGAGGAATCTGCAGACCGGTGAGCTACCGGCCGGTACTTTTGTCCGGGTTTCCATCAAAGATATGGGAACCGGTATGGACAAAGAGACCCTTGAAAATATTTTCAAACCGTTTTATACAACCAAAGAGACCGGTAAAGGCACGGGGTTGGGTCTTTCTATTGTCAAAAATTTTGTTGATCAGAGTCGCGGTTATATTGATATAAAGAGTCAGCCGGGACAAGGTTCTCAATTTGATCTTTATTTCGAAAAAACCGATGAAGCAGCGAAAGAAGGCAAAGAGAAGTATTTCCCCGATCAGAATATCAACGGCAGCGAGAAAATTCTTGTTGTGGAAGATGACGAACAGGTGCGTCCGATGATCGATACGGTGCTGTCTGATTACGGTTACCAGGTAGAAACCTGCGACGGGACCGAATCCGGTATTCATGATGTATTTAACAACAAGGTAGATTATGATGTTGTGGTCCTTGATGCTATCACACCTTATCAAAACGGTCCTAAAATCGTACAGGAATTGAAAAAACAAAATAAAAATATCAAAGTTCTCTACATGTCGGCTCATCCGCATGACACTTTGAAGCAAATCAATGTTTATGATGAAGGAACCGGCTTTTTGCGCAAACCATTTGATAACAAGATGCTGGCGGGTCGTATCCGCATGCTGTTGGATGGTTTGGCATAA
- a CDS encoding 4Fe-4S binding protein, producing the protein MAVQTKIPKVIVDVDECKGCGLCIQVCPKDVLFQQEKLNRLGYHPAAYTGKGCIGCGFCFYQCPEPGAITVIQVDQDVEDN; encoded by the coding sequence ATGGCAGTACAGACAAAGATCCCAAAAGTTATTGTTGATGTCGATGAGTGTAAAGGATGCGGACTCTGCATTCAAGTATGTCCCAAAGATGTGTTATTTCAGCAGGAAAAATTGAATCGTCTTGGATACCATCCCGCAGCTTATACGGGTAAAGGCTGTATCGGCTGCGGTTTTTGTTTTTATCAGTGTCCGGAACCCGGAGCGATTACTGTGATTCAGGTTGATCAGGATGTGGAGGACAATTAG
- a CDS encoding electron transport complex subunit E, with protein MLNEFTKGIYKDNPVFKQALGLCPTLAVTNSVQGGLGMGLAATFVLICSNLLISLIRGIVPPKIRIPIYIVVIATFVTIVDLVMAGFLPALHKELGIFVPLIVVNCMILGRAEAFAGKNSVGLSFLDGLGMGVGFTAALVLLGTIREFLGNGSLFGVPLVSDLKVLIMILPPGAFLTIGFVLVFLNWLEQRATNKNS; from the coding sequence ATGCTGAACGAATTTACCAAAGGTATTTATAAAGATAATCCTGTGTTTAAACAGGCGCTTGGATTATGTCCGACTTTGGCTGTGACCAATTCCGTGCAGGGTGGGCTGGGCATGGGACTGGCGGCTACCTTTGTACTGATCTGCTCGAATTTATTGATTTCGTTGATCCGGGGCATTGTCCCGCCGAAAATCAGAATTCCCATTTATATTGTTGTGATTGCTACATTTGTGACCATTGTTGATCTGGTGATGGCCGGGTTTTTACCGGCACTGCATAAAGAGCTGGGAATTTTCGTCCCGCTGATTGTGGTCAATTGTATGATTCTCGGACGCGCAGAAGCATTTGCCGGCAAAAATTCCGTCGGATTGTCCTTTCTGGACGGATTGGGAATGGGAGTCGGTTTTACCGCCGCCCTTGTCCTGTTGGGAACCATCCGTGAATTCCTGGGCAACGGCAGTCTTTTTGGAGTGCCGCTCGTATCGGATCTTAAAGTTTTAATCATGATACTGCCTCCCGGTGCATTTTTAACTATTGGGTTTGTACTGGTTTTTCTCAACTGGCTGGAACAACGCGCAACAAATAAAAACTCTTGA
- a CDS encoding RnfABCDGE type electron transport complex subunit G: MSEMIKLGGLLMVITAIAATALAGVYSVAKPRIDEQKAMAVEQALNTALPNTDAESVESGNSNNDLSYYMAFDSDSAKKPKAYAYIAKGAGYSSMIETMVGVDTTGTIVGMKVLSQTETPGLGTRIEEVKYGEEKPWFQQQFIGLDADSVALEQNGGSIQAITGATISSQAVTRSVTEGYEQLLQQRRQ; the protein is encoded by the coding sequence ATGAGTGAAATGATCAAACTCGGCGGTTTGCTTATGGTTATCACAGCTATTGCAGCAACAGCACTGGCCGGTGTGTATTCCGTGGCCAAACCCCGTATCGACGAACAAAAAGCAATGGCGGTAGAACAGGCGCTGAACACCGCTTTGCCGAATACCGATGCAGAGTCTGTGGAATCAGGAAATTCAAATAATGATTTGTCTTACTATATGGCCTTTGACTCTGATTCTGCTAAAAAGCCCAAAGCTTATGCTTATATTGCCAAAGGCGCCGGGTATTCCAGTATGATTGAGACCATGGTGGGCGTGGATACAACGGGAACTATCGTGGGCATGAAAGTGCTAAGTCAGACCGAGACCCCCGGACTGGGCACCCGCATTGAAGAAGTCAAGTATGGAGAAGAAAAACCCTGGTTTCAGCAACAGTTTATCGGTCTTGATGCGGATTCAGTGGCGCTTGAACAAAACGGCGGTTCCATCCAGGCTATAACCGGCGCCACGATATCCTCACAAGCGGTGACCCGCTCTGTTACTGAAGGCTATGAGCAGCTTTTACAACAACGCAGACAATAA
- a CDS encoding PHP domain-containing protein, with protein MQDKKIDLHVHSKYSDGLLSPAEIVDYAVKRNVSAISITDHDTAAGIESFVRAGNLAGIETVAGIELSVNFNNRELHLLGYCFDSKHPQIKSYSKTLKAAREERAEETVKLLNDLGFPVSMQQVLDISGTSPIGRPHIAEALVRGNFVFNIRDAFNKYLAEGKPAYVPKIVITPADAIQLIKNAGGLTFLAHPGTGSIEESEIRELSELGLDGLETIHPKHTNRDIRYLEELSAKYNLLQTGGSDCHGGREGGIILGTLSIPYSFLNAIKKLQIVGT; from the coding sequence ATGCAGGATAAAAAAATTGATTTACACGTTCATTCTAAATATTCGGATGGGTTGCTGTCTCCGGCGGAAATTGTTGATTATGCTGTAAAACGGAACGTATCTGCTATTTCCATTACCGATCACGATACGGCTGCCGGAATTGAATCGTTTGTCCGGGCCGGAAATCTGGCCGGGATCGAAACAGTAGCGGGGATAGAGCTGAGTGTAAATTTCAACAACCGGGAACTGCATCTGCTGGGTTATTGTTTTGATTCTAAACACCCGCAGATCAAATCGTACAGCAAGACGCTCAAAGCTGCCCGGGAAGAGCGCGCAGAGGAAACTGTAAAACTGTTGAATGATCTTGGATTTCCTGTGTCCATGCAGCAGGTCCTGGATATTTCCGGGACCTCTCCCATCGGGCGCCCGCATATAGCAGAAGCGTTGGTGCGTGGTAATTTCGTGTTTAATATACGGGATGCATTTAACAAGTATCTGGCAGAGGGCAAGCCCGCCTATGTGCCTAAAATCGTCATTACACCGGCGGATGCCATCCAGCTGATCAAAAATGCAGGCGGACTGACTTTTCTGGCACATCCCGGAACCGGATCTATTGAAGAATCCGAGATTCGCGAGCTGTCCGAGCTAGGACTGGATGGCCTTGAGACCATTCATCCCAAGCACACGAACCGTGATATTCGATATCTTGAAGAATTGTCCGCAAAGTATAATCTGCTTCAAACCGGGGGATCGGACTGCCATGGTGGACGCGAGGGTGGAATTATTCTGGGCACCCTTTCTATTCCTTATTCTTTTCTAAATGCTATTAAAAAATTACAAATTGTTGGAACCTGA
- the rsxA gene encoding electron transport complex subunit RsxA — MDIQNLLLISVGVIFINNFVFSRFLGICPYIGVSKQLDSAIGMGAAVTFVMTLASTVTWLIYTFLLAPTSSNIFYHIFNLDTYPDLVFLKTIAFILVIASLVQFVEMVIQKTSPALYKSLGIYLPLITTNCAILGVALLNLDESYTFIESIVHGFSAGIGFTLALVLMAGIREKLELADVPRAVRGVPLAFIVAGLMSIAFLGFSGLEF, encoded by the coding sequence ATGGATATCCAAAATCTTTTACTGATATCGGTCGGTGTTATATTTATCAATAACTTTGTTTTTTCCCGGTTCCTTGGAATTTGTCCCTATATCGGCGTTTCCAAACAACTGGATTCCGCGATCGGCATGGGTGCGGCGGTCACGTTTGTAATGACTCTGGCGTCTACGGTAACCTGGTTAATTTATACCTTTTTATTGGCGCCAACCTCATCCAATATCTTTTATCATATTTTTAATCTGGATACCTATCCGGATCTCGTGTTTCTGAAAACCATTGCGTTTATACTTGTCATTGCTTCTCTGGTGCAATTTGTAGAGATGGTCATTCAAAAAACAAGTCCGGCATTGTATAAATCATTGGGAATTTATCTGCCGCTGATTACAACCAATTGCGCAATATTGGGGGTGGCTTTGCTGAATCTTGATGAAAGCTATACTTTCATTGAAAGCATTGTTCATGGTTTTTCTGCAGGAATCGGTTTTACTCTTGCCCTGGTTTTGATGGCCGGGATTCGTGAGAAACTGGAATTGGCAGATGTACCCCGGGCTGTCAGAGGAGTACCGCTGGCTTTTATCGTGGCTGGTTTGATGTCTATTGCCTTTTTGGGTTTTTCAGGGCTTGAGTTTTAA
- the tatC gene encoding twin-arginine translocase subunit TatC → MADDKNKYDNPEEPEEQPENQNSADSEQNPEQDPYSEANDSSTDESAAGTENETGPEKKSKETKNDDDKTMPFLDHLEELRWMLLRSITSIVLAAVVCFFFSEEIVTLLKSAGPPDLKLIYLAPAEGFMTYIKVSIFAGLILALPYVAWEFWRFVVPGLLDKERKLVPPIVFFTVLCFLVGALFAFKIIIGFGLNFLLGFQTDFLEANITISKYLGFVVTLVLVFGIVFELPVLSYFLTRIGILNPEFLKKKRAYGIVTIFIIAAMVTPPDIFTQLMLAGPLILLYEISILVSEFVYRRKKRREE, encoded by the coding sequence ATGGCAGATGATAAAAATAAATATGATAATCCGGAAGAGCCAGAAGAACAACCGGAAAACCAAAACTCGGCGGATTCAGAACAAAATCCTGAACAGGATCCTTATTCGGAGGCAAATGATTCATCGACGGATGAATCGGCTGCTGGAACTGAAAATGAAACGGGGCCGGAAAAGAAATCTAAAGAAACAAAGAATGATGATGACAAGACCATGCCGTTTCTGGATCATCTGGAAGAACTGCGCTGGATGTTGCTGCGCAGCATCACCTCGATTGTCCTTGCCGCGGTTGTTTGTTTTTTCTTTTCAGAGGAAATTGTTACTCTGCTTAAAAGCGCCGGTCCACCGGACTTGAAGCTTATTTACCTGGCGCCTGCTGAAGGCTTTATGACCTACATCAAGGTTTCTATTTTTGCCGGATTGATTTTGGCGCTTCCTTATGTGGCATGGGAGTTTTGGCGATTTGTGGTGCCGGGACTTTTGGATAAAGAACGAAAATTGGTACCTCCTATTGTTTTTTTTACGGTGCTCTGCTTTCTGGTCGGTGCGTTGTTTGCTTTTAAAATTATTATCGGTTTCGGTTTGAACTTTTTACTCGGCTTTCAAACGGATTTTCTGGAAGCCAATATTACAATAAGTAAATATCTCGGATTTGTGGTAACACTGGTTCTGGTATTCGGTATTGTTTTCGAACTGCCCGTTTTATCCTATTTTTTAACCCGTATCGGTATTTTAAATCCCGAGTTTTTAAAGAAAAAACGCGCCTATGGTATTGTTACGATTTTTATCATTGCTGCCATGGTCACACCACCGGATATTTTTACTCAACTCATGCTTGCGGGGCCGCTTATTCTGCTCTATGAGATCAGTATCCTGGTTTCAGAGTTTGTGTATCGGCGGAAAAAGCGACGGGAAGAATAA
- a CDS encoding M24 family metallopeptidase has product MVNEKIQQAVAILKELNVDMWMVFARETSTTPDPMLELILGTHCTWTSAFILTASGERIALVGSLDVQNIKDHADYQVIGYVDSIQSPLLELLDRIKPEKIAINYSQNDVMADGLSHGLYLTLCDYLKDTPYLERIESSEAVVAALRGRKSETEVNRIRDAIAETLDIFDAVTDFIKPGLSEQQVAEFIRAQVKKRGLGLAWDPAHCPAVFTGPDTAGAHAGPTGRMIKAGHIMNIDFGVRKNGYVSDLQRTWYFPEQDEIPDAVQHGFMTIYESIQKAAEALKPGMLGWEVDAVARNYITDAGYDEYPHALGHQVGRQAHDGSSLLCPKWDRYKNMPYSKVETGQVYTIEPRLTVEGYGIATIEEIVVVTETGCEFLSTPQRQLWVVH; this is encoded by the coding sequence ATGGTTAATGAAAAAATTCAGCAGGCTGTCGCTATACTCAAAGAATTAAATGTGGATATGTGGATGGTGTTCGCCCGCGAAACATCCACAACTCCGGATCCCATGCTCGAGCTTATTCTGGGCACGCATTGTACCTGGACATCGGCGTTTATTCTTACAGCATCCGGTGAGCGCATCGCTCTGGTCGGCAGTCTGGATGTTCAGAACATCAAAGATCACGCGGATTATCAGGTTATCGGTTATGTTGATTCCATACAGTCACCCTTGCTGGAGCTATTAGATCGGATCAAACCGGAAAAGATTGCAATAAATTACTCGCAAAATGATGTCATGGCGGATGGCCTCAGTCACGGCCTTTATTTGACACTGTGTGACTATTTAAAGGATACACCTTATCTCGAGCGCATCGAATCCAGTGAAGCCGTTGTGGCGGCGCTGCGCGGCCGGAAATCAGAAACCGAGGTGAATCGCATCCGGGACGCGATTGCGGAAACGCTGGATATTTTCGATGCCGTGACTGATTTTATCAAACCCGGTCTCTCTGAACAGCAGGTTGCCGAATTTATCCGGGCTCAAGTCAAAAAGCGCGGGCTTGGCCTGGCCTGGGATCCCGCGCATTGTCCGGCTGTGTTTACCGGGCCCGATACGGCGGGTGCGCACGCCGGCCCGACCGGCCGCATGATCAAGGCCGGCCATATCATGAATATCGACTTTGGCGTTCGCAAAAACGGGTATGTATCCGATCTTCAGCGGACCTGGTATTTTCCTGAACAGGACGAGATTCCGGATGCAGTGCAGCACGGTTTTATGACCATTTACGAATCCATACAGAAAGCTGCCGAGGCGCTAAAGCCGGGTATGCTGGGATGGGAAGTTGATGCGGTGGCCCGGAATTATATTACAGATGCCGGTTACGATGAATATCCGCATGCGTTGGGCCATCAGGTTGGAAGGCAGGCCCATGACGGATCTTCGCTGTTGTGCCCCAAGTGGGACCGTTACAAGAATATGCCCTATTCAAAAGTCGAGACGGGGCAGGTGTACACGATCGAACCGCGGTTGACCGTGGAGGGTTATGGCATTGCCACCATTGAGGAGATTGTGGTGGTGACTGAAACCGGGTGCGAGTTTCTTTCCACACCGCAGAGACAGCTCTGGGTTGTGCATTAA